Below is a genomic region from Scomber scombrus chromosome 3, fScoSco1.1, whole genome shotgun sequence.
CTCGGGTGTCAGACCAAAAGCTTGAGGGTACATTTGCTGAGGGTAACCCCCGTTGTTGGGTATCCAGAACGGGTCGCCCCCGGGGTTATTTCTTTGCTCGTTTGGATGGAGGTTTGGTGATGAGGGTACCGAGTTGCAAGGTGTACTGCCGGGGGTGGAGGAGACTGAGTCTGGTCTCTGAAGCTGGCTGCACGGCCCGATGAAGGAACGGTCTATTCCCTGCATCGTCTCCTTCTTTACGCCGAACTTCATCAAGTCAAAGTCGCTGACGAAATCCATGGAGGTTTTCTGCAGTCCCAAATGTGAATGCGGCTCAGCGGTCATAATAAATGGTAAGCCCGTCTCTTCAAAGAGCCCCAAATGTTCACCGCTATTTCATGCAGTCAGTCAAATCGCACTCACAGTAATTCCAAACTTTGATTTCAGCGcagaaggggggaaaaacacgTGTGCGTAAAAAAAAAGGCTCCCAGACGATCAAACTCTGAACAGCGAAGTGATTCTGCACCGCGCAGCCTGTTTTGCTTATGGAGCCACAAACTAAAAGTCCGCTGATGCCAGAGGACTAGACGCACCTCTGTCTGTTCAGGAGAAGCGCACTTTCTTCATAAAGCTGCATTGGCATTATGTCACGCCTTCCAGACTACACCTCCACGCTCCTCTCCAATCAAAACACGCTCAGGAGGACGATTTGCATAAAAGCTGCTACGAGTCTGTTTCCACGAGCTGTTCGTGATGATCATTTGACCAAAACCTATAAATGTCGTGCACAGCAGTACATATTGctatctgcattttttttaggCCTATTGTTTCACTTGTCCTCCATTTTAATTTAGGCCTATTTATTCTAATGGGTGTTTAGCTTTGTCACAGCGTGTGTGCGATCCAGTCAAATACCTACACACCCAGATTTGTCTGgatatttcttttattattttcaagCAGATTCAACATGTGGGCTCACCTTTGTCTTCAACAAATCTATATTAGATAAAATAGAACAATTTCTATCCGCCTTTATTTGGAGAATTTtggttcatatttatttctgaaTTCGTGGtggtttaaacatgtttgtgatGGTTTCACTTGCACAACAAAAAGGAGGCTGCTGTACAATGCATTTGACACTATTGTGGTTGCTGTGTTCTATACGAAGCAAACAGGTAAATACTGACACCTTGTGGCCATTAGTCTACACTGCAGGAGTCCCACTACAGGATCAATATCCACTAAAAGCTCTCTCTTGCATGAGTGCATGAGCGGTCTTCATCATTTTTGGATCAATGCTGATGGAAACAATTGTAAGCTGTCATCATATCATAGAGAAAACATATGCACACAGACGGTGCTCCCTGGTGAACTTTCTGGATCAGTTCTTGCCAGCATCTCCCACTTTTGTTGCTCTTTAGATTTGATTAGTTTGTATTGGAGTCACTTTCTACTACTATGAATTATGGGCAATGGACCCACGCTTGTTGACTTGGCAGTGGGTCAGCAACGGGCCCCGACAGGCTCGTCAGGAATACTCAAAGTCTGTGAGTGAGTGGGCACTTGAAATGGATGATGGACCCAGAagtgttcatgtgtttttacTAAGAATCCCACCAGGAATCACCGCTCCCTCTTCCCCTGGCGACACCTCGTCAACACCTCTTACACAGTAAATACCTCTGGCATGTTCAGGATCCTCTGCCCGATTCAGGCCTGTCACCCCCCTTGGTGAAATGACTGCACAGGATATTAAAGGGTTTCGGGATGTTCTGCCCTGAGGTGACCCTCTCAGGCAGCGCTTACTACAAAGATAGTGAAAGCTTCACTGGCAAGATAGGAAACGCAAGCCAAAACCAATAGAAAGTGCTGTCTGACAATGGCGAGTCATTATCTCAGTTGCTTTTATTTGCTGGGAAAAGAGGAACAGAGGAGACTGTGTGACTCAGTAAGGATTTCTCGgacacaaattaaaatgatgcCAGCTGGGCAGGTTGATTTAATGTATGCTAATTAGAGGATGTAAACCACATCACCAGTAGACACTTCGATCATTTTTTGCCACAACACGTACATACAGAAACTGACAGTTGACGGAGGCGGAAGGTTTATCCAGCCTGAGAGGAGTGGCTGCCTTACAGGTTAAAGTAGCAGTCCCTcattaacaaaacacacaccagacaACGTACCGTCACTGACATaagacaacatttaaaatgtgactcAACTAATGTTAACAAGCCAAAACATGTCTCATAGGAAGCTTAACGTCCGAACATACACCCAATAATCCtgatttctgtcatttcatGTTGAAATAGACATTTCTTTAAATGCTTATGAAGTGCTGCAGTAACACACAACTCTGCGTTAAATTGGACAAACtctcaaaaacaacaactctgcaTCCAATAAAAACTGACTAATCAGCACCACAAAAATCATTAACACAGGTTAGCACATGGATGATAGCCCAACTGATTGTGGGTGtataataatatcaatatttgaAAGTTAACGAATTCCACTGTCCATATATTGTCTgatgtttttccccccataaattaaaataaataaacacattttgttttggaACTTTGGTTATTAAAGAATTGTAACaaagatacagtatgtactcAACAGGATATTTTAAAGTTACAAAAATAGAACTTGCTACTTCTCTTCAATGAGACATACCATACAGAAGGAGGCTTTTTTTCAGACAAGTCACTGTGCTGCAGGACTGCTGCCAAGGCAAGTAAACTGGAAATGAATGtggccaaaacaaaatatagaaTACAAACACATCCAAGTGGATCCAGTAACATCCTCCCTGTCACACTCAATAACCAGCCTGTAGAAAAAGTACAACATATTTGAAGTACTTGTGCACAGTCATTGATCAGACTCTAACTTTTAATGAGAACTCAAAGAGCACTTTAAAAGAGAGCTAATCAGCTATTGTTTTTAATCAGGGAGCTGAAGAGCTTTGCGTTAGTCAACACATACTTGAAATGGCGGACAGGAGCCTCGTTGACAGCGTATTATCATTGAACGTGACAGCTTGTTACGGCAACTTGAGCGTCAAGAGCAAAAACAAGCTCTTCAAAATTGTTAACATTACAGGGAAGGCAAAAACAACTCTGCAACATATTTGACAGCGCTGTACACAGGAAGGCTAAAGATATAACTGCAGATACTTCACATCCATTACACTCAGAGTCCGAGCTGCTGCCCATCTGACCCTTGATTCAGGGCCCTAGGGGCCAGTCGGAACATGTATAAGAAGTCTTTTATTCCCTGTACCATACAGACATTGATCACAGAATGACTGAAATGTATAAACTCTGTTTTCTGGTATTATTGAAATAAGCTACCTGCACACTTTGCTCTATTGTATGTTGTATATTTCTAATGGTGTGTtgctttatgtgtgttttttatattgcTGTACTTTGGGTGAAGTTAAAGACATTTCCACTGAAGAAATCAATCAGGTTTttaacaaactcaaacacatctTTTGGATTCCTGTACAGCAAATTCTTGTCACTCATTGATCAGCACATTCACTGATACCAGTAAATCTGAAATATGTTAATAATGGCTGATACTGTAtatctactctctctctcttcctctggcATCCTGTCAGAAATACAGCATGTCtttgcctctctttctctctgtttacaCAACATCTCTCTCACTTGACAACTGGGTTCTGTGTGTTTCGGCTGCTGTTTTGTAAACAAAAAGGGACATAACTAACAGTTAGCTTCACTTATGCTCTAGTCCACAGATAACAAACATGGAGAGAACAAGTAGCATTAGGAGAAAAGCCATGGCCAGACAACATAAGGCTGAAGTCATGATTGCTGGAGAACAACTCAGGTATGAAGAGACAgagggtgtgtgagtgtgaaaagTTGTAAGGTAAgatgtgtgtgttaagtgtgaGGCTTTTGGCTGATTTGAATTACCCTTCAAGGTTGAGGCTTCATGATGGAAAACTGATCAAGGAGCGACGGTACCACCTGCGAACATATCCTAACTGCTTTGTAGCACAGGAGCTCATAGACTGGCTAGTGAGCCACAAGGAAGCCCCGGACCGGGCAACAGCAGTCCGCCTCATGCAACACCTCATGGATCATGAGATCGTCCACCACGGTAAGAAAGAAGCACTGAAGCAAGTCTCGGCAAGGAGATATTAAAGGCCCCTTTGTGgcagtgaaaatattttttataaaagctTAATTTACTCACTCATTTCATGATTTGAAACTGTCTGCTGCCTTTTCTTAGTCTGTGATAAGAGGCAGCTGTTCAAGGATGCCAAACTGTTGTACCGCTTCCGCAAGGATGATGGCACATTTCCCTTCAATACAGAGGTGAAGATCTTCATGAGAGGACAACGACTGTATGAACAGTAagagctgctgtgtttgtgctgaagTGATCTTGGATGAGCAGGGTCAGCTGACATTTAAGTGTCAATCACGATCACATATCAGTATGATTCTTAGGCTGGGCTCCCGTAGTGGTAATTTGTCTGTTTAAATGCTCATTTTAGTCTTATCAGCAATGTTATGAGACATACTGATGATTTTATGTCTGTTTCTTTAGTCTGATTGGGGAAAAGAACTCTATTCTGCAGTTGAGAGAGGAGCATGGTGTTGCATATCAGCGCTCCTTTCCCGGCTGCCAGCTGATTGACTGGCTCCTTCAGAATGGAGAGGCAGAGAGCCGCTGTGGGGGGTTGGATCTGTGCCGCGCGTTGCAGGAGCATGGCATCATTCAGCACGGTGAGGCGAGTCCTCGTTTGCTCTTTGATGTACAGCACTAGAAAATGAACAAGTCAGTGGCTGCTAGCAGCGGGTGGCCAGCCGGGACTTTTGCAAATCTAAAGCAAATACAGTCatccacaaaaaaaattattaaaaaatcccattcattcaaaaatgtttccCGCTGTCGTTTTgtgctctttgtctctctctcacccccacCAACAGTGCTGAAAAAGCATGATTTCTTCGATAGTGGGCTGCTCTATCAGTTCTGCATCAATTTCCGCCGCCGACGCCGCCTCTCTCAACTTTTACATGAAAGTGAGCAAGACAATGATGAAGGTGTGGTGCCATCGACGCAGGAGGACAACCACCATGATAGTCCATTTGTTCTGCGCAAAAACCCACCCCAGGAAACCACCAATGCTTTCCAGTCAGGTTGGAAACATATTTCTGCacttttgtctgtgtctgttaaGTGTGCATGTTACTGGACAATAGATTTACACATAATCTAATTTAGTGGCGTCAAATAAAGAGCTGAAACAAGTTACCAGTGGGCGTCGAGGCAGCTTGAACTCCCTTCAGCTTCACTCTGCTGgatttcctcctcctgtccagCTGTCTTCAACCTCAGCCCTGAAATGTAATCCTCAATCAGGCAAGTATGAACACATGTCTTGCTATATATATTTCCTGTATTGAGGCAAGATTGTGTTTCTTTATCTAAACCTTGACAGCATATAAATAAGTGATTCTAATGACCTTGCAGTACTTCACAGAACTTTTACATGTGAAGAGTTAATGGCACCTGGTGGCCCCTTCATCAAGAGAGTGCTGACGGTGAGTTATTGTAATGATTCAACCTAGGCTATTTAAGAGCTAACATGTATTTCATTCCAAAGATTTTATAGCATTAATTCAATATAAACCTAAATAATAGTGCTAGAAGGCCTGAAAGTGGGTAATGCCATTCACAAAATGTAACTAGTCCTTAAAATGGAAACTACATGAGGTGAGCTTTTGCCTACAGGTCTAGTGATATCAATGTACCATCTGTCCTGAAATGGCAAGAAATGACTAACATATTTAGGTCCCTTCATACTTAAAACTGGAAGTAAGAACTACGTATTTAGAGCtaaaacaattagttgattaatcgattagttgatgGACAGAAAATTCATTGGCAACTATACTTATAATTGAATAATCGTTTTCGAAATTCAAGAAAGAAATGCCTCAAAATTGGTTTTCAAATATGAagaattgttgtttttccttttcatatgttacagtaaattaaatgttGCAGATATTGCAGAATTTAGTCAGATAAAAGAAGCAATTTGGAAGACATCACTATGGCCTCTGACAAATTACGAATGCTATTTACTTTGCATTTCATAGTCTAAATAATTAACTGagataataatcattagttgcagctctaaatgtattgtttctttttcttgaggagattattttttatgtgaattCATGAAGTTTTATCTTCAAAAGTCCaaatcatattattttatttgtagtgGATGAGCAACTTACTGTATTTCATCATGATCCCAGGTGATAGGAGATGCCCTGGGCTGGGGATTTGTTGTCAGAGGCATTGCTCCCTGTTATGTGCAAGCTGTGGACCCTGGAAGCCCTGCAGCAGCTGCTGGAGTTAAGGTTAGACATATGTTACACACATGGCACTGAAGGAGAATTTAACATTACAAAGAAGAAAGTAGGAGTTGGTAAACAGCACGTGTAGGATTTGTCccagagacaaaaaaataagacCTATTTCCTTGGCTTCATTGTCTTTAGGTGCGGCAATTTGTGTACCAGGTGAATGGACAGTGTGTTCTCCACCTGGACCACAGGACAGTCTCCAGACTGGTGATGACAGGGCCTCGTACTGTTGTACTGGAAGTTATGGAGCCACTGATATAACATCAAAACAACTGTCTTTAATGTATCTTGTTCTGACACATCTGCATTCTGCTAGagtttaaatataatgtttatgAAGTGTCTTTTTACCCCCTTCAAATTATAGACATCAGCAGTAGCAGAGCATGTGCTCTTTTGtgggaaatgaaaataaataaataaatcaatacaaatgtTGATCTTGGTTGCAGCAAGAGTATGTCAACTACTGAGCTGTTGTGCCTGCGGTGTTTGTCCAGAGCCAAACATTTTGAGCTTGCTccaactttaaataaaacactatatTTATTGCAGTGAATATACAAACTTTTAGCCATGCAGCCATGATCACCTATTTCTCACCCGCATTCCGCGATGACCCGCCTTACTccgcctctgattggctagtactcgtATCCTAAATTGGTTAgattggttaggtttaggcacgaGGAGTAAGATGATTGGGTTATGGTAAGAATATCAAAGTCAGAGCCAATTAGAGTAGAGTAAAGGCAGGTCTTGGTAGAGAGCGGTCGGAGCGGGGGAGCTCGCCATGATCCAGCTCCCTGCTACGACTTCCGTCTTTTTGTCGTCGCCATTTTGGAATATATGGATAGCAGTTAGCAGGCTGGTTTCACCACCGGTGCACAATTACGCACAGATCACTGTGTGGTGCTGGCCTGGCAGTCATTATATTTTGGGAGTATTACTACGTTCATGAGGTGTGTACGACGTTGTACCGCCTGTTGTGCCTCCGACTACCTCGCTGCAGCAGGAGAGCAGATGTGACAGCTAACGGTAACTAGCTCAGTACTAGCTCAGTACTAGCCGTGAAGCTGAGCATCAGCACCGGCTCCGAGGAGAGAGAACATCAGCATTAGTCTGTACGTCCCGACCAGCCCAGTTTAAACCTTTGTTAGACATTTCATGCAGTGAGGCAGCCTGTGTGAAGCTAGTCTTCACATATAACTACCATAAGGTGAGTGAAACTCAAGGGTTGATTTTGTCTGTTAATATGAAGAAATTAATAACTGTGTATGCAAAGGTTAGCTTTGATGCTAAATAGGTTGACCAAGCCGAGCTAGTGTTGGCTAATAACGACAGGGCTAACTTGGTTAGCCTACACCAGCTAACAACATGATCCCATTAACGCAGATATCTGAAAATCATTAGTCATAGTGGAGCAAGGAAGGTCACAGGCTCTCTGTTTCAGCAAGTTAACTTCTGCTTAAACTGGGTCTCAGTTTGACTGGAAGCATGGTCACTTCAACAGCACCGGGCCTCTGAAGAGTCCTGAACACAGATAATCTGCCAGCATCAGTAAATAGGTTGTGATTTAATGAATGGATGCAAGAGTTGGATGGGCGTATCCCTTGTTTATGAAATCTGTCTTTTATGATGATGACGTTCACTTTTAAAACGGGTGTAATTAATATTTGTTCGCTGTGATTTCTCTTAAAAATGAAGTCAacagtttattttctatttgtcAGGAGAGATGTATCAACTCCCAGTGAATAACCTTACAAGAATCAGGAGAGCCAGGAAACAAGTGAAAAAAGCACTTGAAGACATTGGACTGGAGTACTGCAAGGAGGCAGCAGAGgtgagtgtatttgtgtacaGTAGTTGTGTTGTAGACACTTTAATGAAGTGAGAAACCATTAGATGTTTATAATAGAGCTTATGGGTGATTATTGTTAGTGGTCATGTTTCAAAACACAGTGTTGAAGTGCTTGTGTTTAATCTGCTTTATGTAAAGTATTACTGTACTGTGATTAACAAAAATGCCTGGTTCTCTGCACTTCTTTCCACAGGTATTCAAAGAGTTTTGCCCTAATGATCAATTTGTAAAGGGGACATTATGCCTTGATATCTGTGGATGGGATCCATCGTACTCTAAAACACAGGTAAATcttcttttgtgtctttttcaaaTGCATGTGCAAAaaatctgtgtatttttcttaatgttattttttccctGATGTCTTTTAGGAATACCGATCAAAGCCATTTTGCTGCACAGAGTGCCATTTTTCTTCCAAATACTACTCAGGCTACAAGAATCACTTCCGCACTGTACACCGAAAAATCTTTGAGAACAAAATTCTGCTCAACTGTCCGTACTGCACGTTCACTGCAAGCAAGAGAACTTTGGAGACGCatgtaaaaatattccactTACCAAGTTCAACGCGGCAGAATTATGGGAGCTCACAGGGTGTTGCGCTGCAAAAGAAGGACAAAATGTTTCTTGATAGAGCCAGACAGGGGGATGGCGTGGAGAGAGCGATGTACTATTGCAAAAAATGCACGTTCCGGGACACACTCTACAATGTTGTAAGAAGGCACATCTACAGGGAACATTTTCAGCATATTGTCTCACCATATCTTGGTATGGTTTCCGAATCATCTGTCAAAAATGGTGCTAATTCTGTCAACGGCAACAATATCCTCTGTAAACGCTGCCAGTTTTCCACTCGTAGCTATGAGGCATTAGTGCAGCATGTAATTGAGTACCATGAGCGCATTGGTGCTCAAGTCACCACCATGATTGGACATGCAAATATTATCGTTTCCAGGTCTCAAACCTTAACAGCCGCTTCTCCAAAGGCCCCTATGATGATTAACAGGGGCCACACACTTGTAGCTGAGTCTATAGTACAACCAGTAATTGGCTATTTAAAGCCAGCACCCCCTATTGTTAAAAGTCAGTCCCCCATCGCAGCCAGTCAGGTGCGTGTCAAAGTTGCTGGAAACAGCACTGTGGCTGAAAATAATGCTGCTGGGGTAAACACAGCCCAGACACAGAAGTGGAAGATATGTACAGTTTGCAATGAGCTTTTTCCTGAAAATCTCTATAGTGCTCATTTTGAGAGCGCGCACAAGGCAAAGAAAGTTTGGGCACTGGCCAAGTATATCATGAAAATCCACAACTTCACCAGCAAGTGTTTGCTTTGCAACCGGTATCTGCCCAGTGACACACTGCTTAACCACATGTTAATCCATGGGCTCACCTGTCCACAGTGCCACTCTGCTTTCCACAGTGTTGAGAAAATCATCGAGCATGTGAACCAGGCTCACCCTGATGACTTTGTTGGACCTCCTGGTGCATCACCTCTAACCTTTGATCTCACCATCAAACAAGATAAGTCCAGTAACGTACAGCTTGTTGTTCTCACCTTCAACATGAAGGAATCTATCAACGGTAAAGATCAACCCGCACCAGCTCAGAATAGTGTCGCACCTCTGGCCAAGTTAACGGCTCCCAAAATGATAGAGAAGAAGATGGAACCACTCGCAAGAAGTTTCTCTTCACTGCCTTCCAATAGGGAAGTTGGGAAAACTCTGTGTCCGCTGTGTTTCACCATCCTCAAAGGTCCCATCTCCGACGCTTTGGCCCTCCATCTGAGGGAGCGACACCAAGTGCTCCAAACAATGCATCCCGTTGAAAAAAAGTTGACATACAAGTGCATTCATTGCCTGGGAGTGTACACAAGTAACATGGTAGCTTCCACAATCACGCTGCATCTTGTTCAGTGCAGGGCTGTAGGCAGAAACCAGGTAAGCCAAGGCTTCAAGTCCGCCCTCACTCTCAACTCATCTGGGGCTGGATTCCTCAAGCGGCAGCTGCCAACACAGACCATGTCCAACCCCAAGAAGTTAAAACTGGCCAAGGACTCAAAGATTTCCTCTACCACCATTGGAAACCAGGCTGAATCTGAAGGCCTCG
It encodes:
- the si:dkeyp-97e7.9 gene encoding DEP domain-containing mTOR-interacting protein, with the protein product MERTSSIRRKAMARQHKAEVMIAGEQLRLRLHDGKLIKERRYHLRTYPNCFVAQELIDWLVSHKEAPDRATAVRLMQHLMDHEIVHHVCDKRQLFKDAKLLYRFRKDDGTFPFNTEVKIFMRGQRLYEHLIGEKNSILQLREEHGVAYQRSFPGCQLIDWLLQNGEAESRCGGLDLCRALQEHGIIQHVLKKHDFFDSGLLYQFCINFRRRRRLSQLLHESEQDNDEGVVPSTQEDNHHDSPFVLRKNPPQETTNAFQSVASNKELKQVTSGRRGSLNSLQLHSAGFPPPVQLSSTSALKCNPQSVLHRTFTCEELMAPGGPFIKRVLTVIGDALGWGFVVRGIAPCYVQAVDPGSPAAAAGVKVRQFVYQVNGQCVLHLDHRTVSRLVMTGPRTVVLEVMEPLI
- the adnpa gene encoding activity-dependent neuroprotective protein a, with amino-acid sequence MYQLPVNNLTRIRRARKQVKKALEDIGLEYCKEAAEVFKEFCPNDQFVKGTLCLDICGWDPSYSKTQEYRSKPFCCTECHFSSKYYSGYKNHFRTVHRKIFENKILLNCPYCTFTASKRTLETHVKIFHLPSSTRQNYGSSQGVALQKKDKMFLDRARQGDGVERAMYYCKKCTFRDTLYNVVRRHIYREHFQHIVSPYLGMVSESSVKNGANSVNGNNILCKRCQFSTRSYEALVQHVIEYHERIGAQVTTMIGHANIIVSRSQTLTAASPKAPMMINRGHTLVAESIVQPVIGYLKPAPPIVKSQSPIAASQVRVKVAGNSTVAENNAAGVNTAQTQKWKICTVCNELFPENLYSAHFESAHKAKKVWALAKYIMKIHNFTSKCLLCNRYLPSDTLLNHMLIHGLTCPQCHSAFHSVEKIIEHVNQAHPDDFVGPPGASPLTFDLTIKQDKSSNVQLVVLTFNMKESINGKDQPAPAQNSVAPLAKLTAPKMIEKKMEPLARSFSSLPSNREVGKTLCPLCFTILKGPISDALALHLRERHQVLQTMHPVEKKLTYKCIHCLGVYTSNMVASTITLHLVQCRAVGRNQVSQGFKSALTLNSSGAGFLKRQLPTQTMSNPKKLKLAKDSKISSTTIGNQAESEGLALDPRSYEHKTYEARKNFLTAYFNRRPYLSPQEEDKLSANLWLWKSDIASHFATKRRTCERHCETANVRVLLGFDMHALKKVKHDLIFKEGKSGGTSVGRPGVLKSGTPNTDQNKQCETLNCTLKLSTCTETISIDSDSEPEIVDRPSENENVDTNQHENVKSQEPADLTEKTEPVNTDDPSREKETSLPDGKTNAWMTFC